CCTCTATGATTTGTGCTACAACATCTGCTTTGGGGCTAATTTCCTTCCCTAAGCTCTCTGTAAAATCTCCGTTTTTTAATAATGGAATGTTTCCAAACTTAGTAACTAACAACCAATAGTATTGTGCTCGTAGAAATCTAGCTTCTGCATAAAATTTAAGCTTAGTTGCATTACTTAATTCCGTCTCAGGAATTGCATCAATAATTGGCGCATTACCAATTACAAAATTTGCCTTGTTAATTCCTCTATAACAAGCATCCCAATAGTCTCTAATAAAACCATTTGTAGAGTTAAAGCTAAAGTTTAAAAAAACTTCTTTATTTGGCTCCATACCACCACCATTAACAGCTTCTTGAGACATATTATCATTCATAAACCACATTAACCTACCATATAAGGCACCAGGTTGTAAGTTAGCGTAAGCTGCATTAACAGCTGCCTGAACTTGGGTTTCGTTTGAAAAGTAAGTTTCAGGGGTTATTTGATTTGGATCTGATAGTTCAAGATCATTTGTATTACAAGAATTTATGACAAGAACTCCTGAAAGAAATAGGAATAAAATTTTATATTTTTTCATGATTATAATTTTTTAAAATGAAAGTTGAACTCCGAATAAGAATGATTTTGGTTGTGGGTATCTTCCATAATCTACACCAGATGTTAATTCTGGATCTAACCCATTATAATCCGTTATAGTAAATAAGTTTTGTGCACTTGCATACAGCCTAAGCTTAGAAAGGTAACCGTTTAATACTTCACTATTTAAAGTATACCCCAAACTAATATTTTTTAACCTAGCATAAGAACCGTCCTCAATAAATCTATCTGAAACCGCAAAGTTTTCTGTCGACCCACCAAACCTTGGTGTTGTAGTCGTTGAATTACCCGGGGTCCAACTATTTAATAAAGCAGGACTTCCATTAAATACTCTACGAGCACCGCCTTCTAAATCATATCTAATAGTATTATATACATCAACTCCTTGTACACCCGTAACAAACAAACTAGCATCAAAATTCTTGTAATTAGCACTTAAATTTAAACCATACGTAAAATCTGGTAATGGGTCTGCTAAAACAACTCTATCATCAGCAGTAATATTTCCATCGCCATTTATATCTTTATATCTTATATCTCCAGGTTGGACATCTGTTTGTCCAAGGTTTCCAGAAAAAACAGCATCTACTTCTGCTTGAGTTTGATAAATACCATCACTAACATAGCCATAAAAATGGTCTATAGATTCCCCTACTTGAATGTTTGTAACGTTAACCGCAGCATCTTGCAGTCGATTTCTAGGAATTTCATCTACTCCTAAAACTATAACTTCATTAGAACTAGAACCAATATTAAAATTAGCAGACCAAGTAAAATCACCTTCATTATCATTATACCCTAAAATAGCTTCAAAACCTTTTGTTTCTACAGAACCAACATTTGATGTAATGTTACCAGCATGAGAACCAGAAGATAATGGCGTTGGCAAACTCACTAATAAATCATCACTTCTGTTTTTAAAATATTCTAAACTAGCCGTAAATTTATTATTTAAGAAACCTACATCAAGACCTAAATTTAATGTGGTAATTTCCTCCCATTTTAAATCTGGGTTTGAACCTCCATTTTCGGTAAAACCTGGAGCAATAGAACCTCCTACAGGGTATTCAAAACCACCAACAAGAGTAGCAGCGTATTGGTAATCTCCAATAGCATCGTTACCAGTTATACCGTAACTAGATCTTAATTTTAAATTATTTACACTACTATCATCTCCAAAAAAATCTTCTTCAGAAATTACCCATCCCAAAGATACTGCGGGGAAAGTACCCCAACGATTGTTATCACCAAATCTAGACGAAGCATCTGTTCTTACAGAAGCAGAGAAAATATATTTAGTATCATAATTATAATTTAATCGTGCTAAATAACCTAATCTAGTTGTTTTGCTATTATCACTTGCAATAGTTTGAGAATCTGGTCCAAACTGCTGTAATTCATCAGTAACAAGGTTTCTTGCACTACCACCAAAACCTGAATCAATGTTTTCTGTTTTTTCAGCTAAAGCTAAAAATTCAAGATTATGCTTTTCTGCAAATGTTTTTTGGTAGTTTAAGCTGTTTGTAAAAACTAATCCTTGACCGAAAGAAACACCTGCATTATAAGAAGCATAGTCTTGTGCATGTGTATTACTAGGATCATCAGAAAAAATAGGTATAAAAGTACTATTTCTGCCAGTAAAATAATCTAGCCCTATTTGAGTTCTAAACTTAAGACCTTCTATAATGTCATATTCCCCATACAAACTACCAATAAGACTAAAGTTGTTGTTACTAAATGTTGGAAGTGTTTGAATACGAACAGGATTCTCTGCATTTTGGCTATCACCAACATTATCCGGGCCTTGAAAACCACCGCGATTATTAGGGTTAAATACTGGTAAAAATGGCACCGAGTTTACAGCATGCGTTATTAATGTTCTACCACCACCACTTTGTTCTCCTCTAGACTTGCTTAAAGATACAGACATTGTTTGTCCAAACTTTAACTTTCCTGAAGTAAAGGAACTGTTCGCTCTAAAAGAATAACGATCGAAACCGGTATTAATAATTGTACCTTCTTGTTTTAAATATTCTGCTGAAAAAAATTGCGTGGTATTTTCTGTTCCTTTAGAATAATCTAATTTATAATCTTGTATAAACCCTACTTTAAATATTGCATCTTGCCAATCTGTATTGTTTTGAAATAATTCTGCAGGTCTATCTGGGAAGACGTTGTTATTTGCTGCGAATTGTAAATACTGAGTAGTGTTCATAAGATCATACCTATTAGACACTACCTGAGCACCTGAGTATGTAGAGAAGTTTAATATTCCTTTACCCTTTTTACCACTCTTGGTAGTTACTAAAACTACACCATTAGAACCTCTTGCTCCATACAATGCCGTAGTAGAAGCATCTTTTAGTATAGACACGTTTTCTATATCTGAAGGGCTAATTCCAGAAAGATTTCCTACAATTACTCCATCAATAACATATAAAGGGCTATTGTTACCAAAAGTACCTAAACCTCTAATCAAAACTTGAGGACTAGACCCCGGAGGACCTGAATTAACAACAGATACACCAGCAGCTCTACCTTGTAAAGCTTGCTCTGCATTTGCTACTGGTAATGAAGCAATTTCATCTGCATCTACTGTTGCAATAGCACCAGTAACTGTTCTTCTACTCTGTTTACCATAAGCAACAACAACCACCTCATCTAAGGCTTCTGATGATTCTAATAAGGTAACATTTAAGGTAGTGGCGCTACCAATGCTAATAATTTGTCTTGTCATACCTATGTATGAAAATATAAGCTCGTCCGTTGGCGTTACATTATCAATACTGTATTGTCCATCAAAATCGGCAGTGGTTCCTCGTGTTGTTCCTTGAACAATAATAGATACACCAGGTAATGGCGTTCCAGTATTATCAGAAACAACACCACTTACTGAATTTTGGGCGAGAATAAATTGCGAACACATCAAAAAGAACGCGAATGCCGCAAATTTGAATTTCTTCATCATAAAGAGTTAGTTTTAGTTATTTAATTTTTTGAGTTGAGTTTAGTTCAAAAGACTCCTAATTAAAAATCAAAACCAGCAGAATTAGAATGCATGCGATTAATGCAACCTCTATCATTAGTTTAATTTTAGGATTTCTAGGATTTAATTTCATTTGAACTGTGCTAGTAACAAATATATCTGCTCAATTCAACATTAAATATCAGCCATTAAGCATCTTGTACTAAGATTGTTGCAAGGCATGCTTTGATGGGGGCAAACGCAACATTTGATGCAATGCGCGCATCAAATGTTACAAATGCACCATTTGTTTCTACTTAATTAAAGGCATATTGCCTATTTATTTTTCTCTATCTCTGTGGGAAGAACTCCAAAGTGGGCTTTAAAACATTTTGTAAAGTAAGACGGTGAAGAGAATCCTACTTTATAACAAACCTCACTAATATTTACATCGCTTTCTGTTTCAATAATTTGCTTAGCGCGTTGCAATCTTATTTTTCTAAGAAACTCATTTACGGTTTGACCCGTAAGTGTTTTTATTTTTCGGTATAGCTGACTTCTACTCAAATGTAACTGAGAGGCTAATACCTCTACGCTTAAATCTGAATCACTCATATTCTCATTGATATAGTTTAAGACTTTATGTATAAAATCTTTATCCAATGATGAGGCATTTGCATTTTCATCTGCACCACTTATAGACCCAAAATACTTGTCAAAGATTAATTGCCTACTGGTAATTAATTGCTTTAATCGAAGACTCAATAAACGCATATCAAAAGGTTTTACCATATAGGCATCTGCACCTAATCCTATACCCTCTATACGATCATCAATTTTAGCCTTGGCTGTAAGCATTAAAAGCGGAATATGGCTAGTCCTTAAATCTTCTTTAATATTTTTACAAAAGGTAAAACCATCCATTTCTGGCATGATGACATCGGTTAAGATCACATCTGGCAAGAATTCTTTCGCCATTTGCAAGCCTTCTTGCCCATCTTTTGCCACCAACACTTTGTATTGTTGCTTAAACTCATCTCTTAAATAGTTTCTAAGCTCTGCATTATCTTCTACCACAAGCAAAGTGTGTTGCTTACTCTTATACTCTTCAGAAGTACCATCTTCCGTAGATTTTGCTGTTTTAGGCAGTGGATTACGCTCTCTATAGCTTATAGACTTAGTTACTTCTTTAAGAATATCTTCTGCTGCAAAATGTGCTTTGCCTTTAGGGAAAAATAGTTTAAAAGAAGTTCCTTTGCCTACTTCGCTCTCTACCTCTACTTTACCCTTATGTAATTCTATAAAATTCTGAACCACTTCTAAACCAATTCCAGTACCGCCATAGTACGTTTTATTTAAGTTTTCTACTTGATAAAAACGCTCAAAAATACGTTGCACTTGGTCTTGCTCTAACCCCATGCCCGTATCTGTAATGATAATTTCTATAGCTTCTATAGGTTGGGTACTATCTGCCAAGGGTAATGCTATTAATTTATCTGAAGATAAAATATCAATATTTATAGCACCACCATCTGGAGTAACTTTTAAAGCGTTAGAAAGAATATTAAAGATAATTTTTTCGAGCATATTAGCATCTGCCCAAATAGGAATTTCTGTAACGTCTGCATCTACCGCTAAATGTATATTTCTATTGGCCGCCTCTTCTTTAAAATAGCTAGTAACCTCTTTCGTAAATTCTACAACATCTAGTTCTCCTGCCTTAACACGTAGTTTATTAAGTTCAAGTTTTCTAAAATCCATCAATTCATTAATAAGCCTATACAACCTATCTGTATTTTTATGAATAATGTGATGTTTCTCCTTTACCCGATCTGGTAAATTCAATGTTTCATCCCGGATAATGTCTTCTAAAGGATTAATAATTAAAGTTAATGGTGTCCTAAATTCATGAGAAATATTTGTAAAAAATTGAAGTTTCTTTTCATTTAATCTATCCTCTTGTATGCGTTTGATGCGTTCATTTTTAATAAATTGCTTCTCTTTTATTCTTTCCTGCGTTATTTTATTCAGTAAATAAATCCCTAGCGCTAGCAATAGAATGTAGATTGCCGTAGCCAAATTTGTTTTCCACCAAGGCGGTAAAATATGCACTTTTAAGGTTAATGCATTTTCATTCCAAATACCATCATTATTGGCAGCCTTTAGTTTAAATGTGTATTTTCCTGGATCTAAATTGGTATAGGTTGCACTTCTAAAAGTCCCTACATAGTTCCACGTATCTTCAAAACCCTCTAAGTAATACGCATAGGTATTTTTCTCTGCCCTAGTATAATTGATACCGGTGTATTCTATGGTAAAAACAGATTGATTGTGTGTGAGCTCTATAGTCTCTGTTTCCGATATAATTTCATCTAAAGGTGAATGAGCAGCTCCCGGGATAACATCTTTATTAAAAAGTTTAAACCCTGTTAGATATATAGACGTAAGGCTTTCATTGACGCTAACATTTTTGGGATCAAAAAAATCTAAGCCTTTATAATTCCCAAAATAAAGCATCCCATCATTTGCCTTTAGTACAGCATTAAAATTAAAATTATTAGATAACAAGCCATCATTTGCAGAGTAATTTGTGGCTTTTTTATTTTTTAAATCGATTTTAGTAATGCCTGTATTTCCACTTACCCATAAGGTTTGAGCATCACTAGAAGTAATACTGGCTACGCTTTCCTCATTTAAATTAAACGTTTCATTACAAAAATTAAAACGTTGTTTCTGCGGGTTGTAATTTCCTAAACCAGAACCTCTTGTTCCAATCCAAATACTCCCATCACTAGCTTCATATAAGGATAAAATGTAGTTGGCACTAGATTTGTTTCTGTAAAGTTCCGGTGCCTTTTCTGAAATATTATCAATTTTAAAGCCTGAATTCCCCTCTTCTTTTATGCGAAATAATCCTTTAGTCGTACCTACCCAAATAAAATCCTTAGAGTCTACTATTACTTTACGAATAGCACTAGTATGCAAATTTTTCTCAGTAAATTCTGGTGTATCATGATGTACAAAGGATTCTGTATTTGGGTTATAGGATAAAATTCCGTTATAGAAAGTACCTATCCAAATAGTCCCATTAGCATCTTCTGCAAAAGACATAATACTGTTGGAACCAAATGCTTCTGGAGTATTTTCTGCATTATAATTTATAAACTTTTTAGATCCGCTGGGCAAAAGAAATAGGCCATGATTCCAAGTGCCAAACCATAAATTATTTTTACGATCCTTAAAAACCGTTTGTATATCTGAAGAGCTCAAATTTGAATACCCGCCTTCATTTTTGATAAGGTGGGTATAGGTATTTGATTTTGGATTGAAAATATCAATTCCGCCGCCATCCATGGTAATCCATAAGCGCTTAGCTTCATCTTCTAAAATTCCGGTTACGGAACCTACCTCTAGCGAATTTTTATTATTTGATACACTTTCTAAGCCCTTAAATTTATCATAGAGTTCATCATATATTCCAATACCACTATTGTAATACCCCATCCAAACCCGATTATTCTTATCTAAAAATAACGACCAGATAGAATTGGAACTAATACTATTCGTATAGCTTTTGTCTGAAAGATACCGAGCCTTTGTTGTACCATCTTGGTTTATTTGAAGGAGTCCGTCATTTTCTGTACCTACTAAAATAGAATTGTCTTTCAACTGGCATATTGCGAGAATACGCTTTTCTGTAATGCCAAAATGAAATATCTGATCTAAAACTCCTGTTGTTGGATTGCCTTTAACTATTTTATACAACCCGTTAGAAACAGTTCCTACCCAAATATGATGATTAGCATCTATTAGCAGCGTCTGCACCGGTTCATCAAACGTATGAAGTCCTGAACTTGTATTGAAATATGATGAAACAAATTTTTGAGCAGTAACATCAAATTCTTTTAAACCTAATGAAGTACCTGCATAGATATTGTTCTTATGATCTACCGTTAATTTATTGATGTTAACCGCATTTTTTGCTATGGGATCTGCAGAAGCTAATCTTCTAATACTTGTTTCATCATTCTTTAACCCAAAGTAACCATTTTCAAAGCTTCCAATATAAATATTGCCTTGAGCGTCACCAGATAAAGTAAAAACAGCGATGTTTAGTTCTGCATCTTTTTTAGATTGAAATGGTATTCTTGTGAACCTATCTAAGTCTTTTTCATAGACACTTAAACCATCATCTGTACCCACCCATAACCTATTCTTATGATCTATATACATGCAATGTATAAGATTACTATTGATGGTCGTGGTATCTTTAATTTTATGTTTGTATGGTGTATACTCCACCCCGTCAAACTTATACAGGCCAGCTCCATTAGTACCAATCCAGATATATCCTTTTTTATCTTGAGCAATTGCAGAAACAGCTACTTTAGATAGACCTTGTTTGATGTTTACAAAATTTAATTGCCCATTTTTTTCTTGAGCTTTACTTTGAAACGTACAAAACCATAAGATTGCCGTGCAAATAGTGAGTATTCTATTCATTCTGTAATTCAGGGATTATTTGAGGTGTAAAATTAGCATTATTCGTAAGAATCCATCGGTCTAATTTAAAGCCGTCTTCACGCATAGCGAAGGAAACCACATAGTCTCCTGGTTTTGAAAATTCTAGAAATATAGTATTAGGAACACCACAATGATTGTCTTCTTGCCTTTGAGCCGAAGACCATTGCCATTGGTTTTTACCATCGCACCATTGAATTCTAGCACCACTTTCTGGCCATATTCCATTAATACCAACATGCACTCCATTATCTTCTGTACCGGTAGAAAATGTACTGGCCCATATAAAATATTTTCCTGGAGTATTAATTTTTACCTTATAAGAAACGATGCCTCCCGTACCTGATTCCGGGAAAAAATTCTCACCAATAATCAACTCATCATCATGCGTAATCCGGGTATCAGGATATGCTTTAATATAGGCTTTACCAGATGCAGATTCTAATGCTTTCTGTTCCTGTTTATCTACTATAAAATTACTCTGCTCATAGGCAATTACTTTCCAATCTCGTGCTGTATTCTGATTAGAGGTATAGTGAAAATGCTCTGCTTCTACTTCTAAAAAGCCTTTGTTCTCTTCAAATGCCGATACCTCATCTAGGTTTGAAAATTTTGAAGGTAGCGAGGCTAATGAATCATCATTCTTAGTTTTCTTTGTGTTTTTTACGATAGCCACCCAGTCTCCTGAATCTGACGGAGGCATTCCAATAGCGGTTTCTCCTGCTGCTTTTATTTTTGATTTAGATCCTTTTTTTAAGGCACCTCCGTTTTTTGCATCAAACCATAAAATGCTATAGCTATCTCCAGAGGCTGGCAGCCGTAATTTTACCGCTGTACTTTTTGGAAGGTATATAGCATACAGCTCATTTTCTTTAGCCAAGACATAATCTTCCAAGTTTGACGTAAGCGTATCCTGTGCTTTCATAGCTTCAAACGGAAGCTGCTCATTGAAAAAATCTATGGCAATTTTAGACTGATTCCATAGGTTTTCTCTAGACCTCCAATCTTCACAATTGAGATCCATATGCGCATGTTTATACCCAAAATACCATTCTACACCGGCACCACCCGCCATCAGGTTACCCCACAGTACATGATTTCTGATGTCATCATGCGCAGGATCTTCAGCATCGGGTAACGCACCGTGATCTGCAGGCCCAATTTCATCAATACTTACCACCCATTGTTTGCCATGCTCCGCAGATTTATCTACCCATTTTACGGTAGTCTCATGCGCTAATTTTGGATCATGAATTTGTACAGAACTTCCTTCTAAAAAGGAGTATCCCAATAAGGGATTTAATATTTCATCTTGCTCTTTAGGTATTGAATGGCTATGTAAGGTTATAAAATTACCATACGGATCTACTTCCGCTAAATATCCAGCCATGGCGCTACGATCTTTATCATCTTGTCCTTTAGGTGACCAATATACAGATCCGTTTTCTTCTCCTAAATTCCACGTTACTTTTAAATGATGCCCAAAACGCGCAATCATCTCTCTTAAGTATAGCTTTCGTTGTACTCCTAATTGTCCGATATCTAATAGTAATTCATTTTCTGTTTCCTGTAAAACCATATGCAGCATTAGCCCTTTCTCATCCATATGATCAAAAACAATTTCCCATTGGTCTAATTTGCTACAGTCAAAACGGTAGCGCTCATTTTCGTCTATCCAAGGCCACACGTCTTTACCATCTCCTTGCACATTCATAGTCAAAAAGAAAACACTATTCATTCCTTTTGAAGCAAGGTAGTTCAGTGCTCCGATAATGTTTTTACCTTTTCCGTTTTGCCATGTAGGGTCACCACTGTTCCAATCTTTAGCATGCGGTGCATATTCATGGGTTGCTGGTGTTTGGTCAAACCCAGAATATCCCAAAAAATTTTCAGGACTTCCTGCACCTACTTTTAAAAATGCCTTTTTTGTTTCCGTGTATCTTAAATACCGCTCTCCTGTGTAGTGTAATCTTCCTTTTGCCGCTTCGCTAGTTTTATCTTTTACATCAAGAACTTCTAAAGAACCATTAAGGCCGTCAAAATCTATCGGTGTTCCGGCTGCTCCAGAGCTTGCAATAGCAATATTTTTACCTTTTTTAAAAGATACTTTATAGGTCCAAGTTCCTACTGCATCAGGTCTAAATATAACATTCCACGCCTTACCTTCTGCAGCTCCTGTTTCACTTGCATTGCCATCTGCTGCATAATAACCAGGAACGACCAATACATGATCTTTATTTCTAAATGTCACGTCTAAACGGTAATTTAAAAAAGGGTTCTCCGCATCATTCTCTGAAAGTTCTGTTCCTGAAAAGCTTAGTATAATTTTATTATATTTTTCTAAATTTCCAGAAATTTGAACTTCGTTAGTCTGACTTTGCACGGCAAAAGCGCATAATAAAAAGTAAACAAATACGCAATTATATAACTTCATGGAGTATTGTATTTTTTTAGCTTTAGTTTATCTTTAAATGTATTTTTAAATCATAATACGCACTAAGATATATGTAGCGATGAATGCAACATTTGTTGCATCAGCAC
This genomic stretch from Cellulophaga algicola DSM 14237 harbors:
- a CDS encoding SusC/RagA family TonB-linked outer membrane protein translates to MMKKFKFAAFAFFLMCSQFILAQNSVSGVVSDNTGTPLPGVSIIVQGTTRGTTADFDGQYSIDNVTPTDELIFSYIGMTRQIISIGSATTLNVTLLESSEALDEVVVVAYGKQSRRTVTGAIATVDADEIASLPVANAEQALQGRAAGVSVVNSGPPGSSPQVLIRGLGTFGNNSPLYVIDGVIVGNLSGISPSDIENVSILKDASTTALYGARGSNGVVLVTTKSGKKGKGILNFSTYSGAQVVSNRYDLMNTTQYLQFAANNNVFPDRPAELFQNNTDWQDAIFKVGFIQDYKLDYSKGTENTTQFFSAEYLKQEGTIINTGFDRYSFRANSSFTSGKLKFGQTMSVSLSKSRGEQSGGGRTLITHAVNSVPFLPVFNPNNRGGFQGPDNVGDSQNAENPVRIQTLPTFSNNNFSLIGSLYGEYDIIEGLKFRTQIGLDYFTGRNSTFIPIFSDDPSNTHAQDYASYNAGVSFGQGLVFTNSLNYQKTFAEKHNLEFLALAEKTENIDSGFGGSARNLVTDELQQFGPDSQTIASDNSKTTRLGYLARLNYNYDTKYIFSASVRTDASSRFGDNNRWGTFPAVSLGWVISEEDFFGDDSSVNNLKLRSSYGITGNDAIGDYQYAATLVGGFEYPVGGSIAPGFTENGGSNPDLKWEEITTLNLGLDVGFLNNKFTASLEYFKNRSDDLLVSLPTPLSSGSHAGNITSNVGSVETKGFEAILGYNDNEGDFTWSANFNIGSSSNEVIVLGVDEIPRNRLQDAAVNVTNIQVGESIDHFYGYVSDGIYQTQAEVDAVFSGNLGQTDVQPGDIRYKDINGDGNITADDRVVLADPLPDFTYGLNLSANYKNFDASLFVTGVQGVDVYNTIRYDLEGGARRVFNGSPALLNSWTPGNSTTTTPRFGGSTENFAVSDRFIEDGSYARLKNISLGYTLNSEVLNGYLSKLRLYASAQNLFTITDYNGLDPELTSGVDYGRYPQPKSFLFGVQLSF
- a CDS encoding two-component regulator propeller domain-containing protein, with product MNRILTICTAILWFCTFQSKAQEKNGQLNFVNIKQGLSKVAVSAIAQDKKGYIWIGTNGAGLYKFDGVEYTPYKHKIKDTTTINSNLIHCMYIDHKNRLWVGTDDGLSVYEKDLDRFTRIPFQSKKDAELNIAVFTLSGDAQGNIYIGSFENGYFGLKNDETSIRRLASADPIAKNAVNINKLTVDHKNNIYAGTSLGLKEFDVTAQKFVSSYFNTSSGLHTFDEPVQTLLIDANHHIWVGTVSNGLYKIVKGNPTTGVLDQIFHFGITEKRILAICQLKDNSILVGTENDGLLQINQDGTTKARYLSDKSYTNSISSNSIWSLFLDKNNRVWMGYYNSGIGIYDELYDKFKGLESVSNNKNSLEVGSVTGILEDEAKRLWITMDGGGIDIFNPKSNTYTHLIKNEGGYSNLSSSDIQTVFKDRKNNLWFGTWNHGLFLLPSGSKKFINYNAENTPEAFGSNSIMSFAEDANGTIWIGTFYNGILSYNPNTESFVHHDTPEFTEKNLHTSAIRKVIVDSKDFIWVGTTKGLFRIKEEGNSGFKIDNISEKAPELYRNKSSANYILSLYEASDGSIWIGTRGSGLGNYNPQKQRFNFCNETFNLNEESVASITSSDAQTLWVSGNTGITKIDLKNKKATNYSANDGLLSNNFNFNAVLKANDGMLYFGNYKGLDFFDPKNVSVNESLTSIYLTGFKLFNKDVIPGAAHSPLDEIISETETIELTHNQSVFTIEYTGINYTRAEKNTYAYYLEGFEDTWNYVGTFRSATYTNLDPGKYTFKLKAANNDGIWNENALTLKVHILPPWWKTNLATAIYILLLALGIYLLNKITQERIKEKQFIKNERIKRIQEDRLNEKKLQFFTNISHEFRTPLTLIINPLEDIIRDETLNLPDRVKEKHHIIHKNTDRLYRLINELMDFRKLELNKLRVKAGELDVVEFTKEVTSYFKEEAANRNIHLAVDADVTEIPIWADANMLEKIIFNILSNALKVTPDGGAINIDILSSDKLIALPLADSTQPIEAIEIIITDTGMGLEQDQVQRIFERFYQVENLNKTYYGGTGIGLEVVQNFIELHKGKVEVESEVGKGTSFKLFFPKGKAHFAAEDILKEVTKSISYRERNPLPKTAKSTEDGTSEEYKSKQHTLLVVEDNAELRNYLRDEFKQQYKVLVAKDGQEGLQMAKEFLPDVILTDVIMPEMDGFTFCKNIKEDLRTSHIPLLMLTAKAKIDDRIEGIGLGADAYMVKPFDMRLLSLRLKQLITSRQLIFDKYFGSISGADENANASSLDKDFIHKVLNYINENMSDSDLSVEVLASQLHLSRSQLYRKIKTLTGQTVNEFLRKIRLQRAKQIIETESDVNISEVCYKVGFSSPSYFTKCFKAHFGVLPTEIEKNK
- a CDS encoding DUF5060 domain-containing protein, yielding MKLYNCVFVYFLLCAFAVQSQTNEVQISGNLEKYNKIILSFSGTELSENDAENPFLNYRLDVTFRNKDHVLVVPGYYAADGNASETGAAEGKAWNVIFRPDAVGTWTYKVSFKKGKNIAIASSGAAGTPIDFDGLNGSLEVLDVKDKTSEAAKGRLHYTGERYLRYTETKKAFLKVGAGSPENFLGYSGFDQTPATHEYAPHAKDWNSGDPTWQNGKGKNIIGALNYLASKGMNSVFFLTMNVQGDGKDVWPWIDENERYRFDCSKLDQWEIVFDHMDEKGLMLHMVLQETENELLLDIGQLGVQRKLYLREMIARFGHHLKVTWNLGEENGSVYWSPKGQDDKDRSAMAGYLAEVDPYGNFITLHSHSIPKEQDEILNPLLGYSFLEGSSVQIHDPKLAHETTVKWVDKSAEHGKQWVVSIDEIGPADHGALPDAEDPAHDDIRNHVLWGNLMAGGAGVEWYFGYKHAHMDLNCEDWRSRENLWNQSKIAIDFFNEQLPFEAMKAQDTLTSNLEDYVLAKENELYAIYLPKSTAVKLRLPASGDSYSILWFDAKNGGALKKGSKSKIKAAGETAIGMPPSDSGDWVAIVKNTKKTKNDDSLASLPSKFSNLDEVSAFEENKGFLEVEAEHFHYTSNQNTARDWKVIAYEQSNFIVDKQEQKALESASGKAYIKAYPDTRITHDDELIIGENFFPESGTGGIVSYKVKINTPGKYFIWASTFSTGTEDNGVHVGINGIWPESGARIQWCDGKNQWQWSSAQRQEDNHCGVPNTIFLEFSKPGDYVVSFAMREDGFKLDRWILTNNANFTPQIIPELQNE